The Candidatus Gracilibacteria bacterium genome has a window encoding:
- a CDS encoding pilin — protein MNTVQRYMYTGVGALLTAQYTFAVIDPGTETVDPGLRGPGADGKPIDTIQTFISGLLTFLGLIMVAMALWGGWKILTSGAEDEGKEAGKKIIINAVIGIVVIFFAWTLTNLLFSILAGNGKIQ, from the coding sequence ATGAACACAGTTCAACGATATATGTATACTGGTGTTGGTGCACTCCTCACTGCTCAATACACTTTTGCTGTGATAGATCCAGGGACTGAAACAGTCGATCCTGGGTTAAGAGGGCCAGGCGCTGATGGAAAACCTATCGATACTATTCAAACATTTATTTCAGGACTCCTCACATTTCTCGGACTGATCATGGTCGCCATGGCTCTCTGGGGTGGATGGAAAATCCTCACTTCTGGGGCAGAAGATGAAGGAAAAGAAGCAGGAAAGAAAATTATTATCAATGCCGTTATCGGTATCGTCGTTATCTTCTTTGCCTGGACTCTGACGAATCTCCTCTTCAGCATCTTGGCTGGTAATGGAAAAATCCAATAA
- a CDS encoding putative peptidoglycan glycosyltransferase FtsW, whose protein sequence is MKEHKDIDYPLLFAILGLVIFGSVMISSVSVYDSYRITKQLVTSGTIEAPNNWRFIFRNILQIGIGLSAMLIAIKIPYLWWKKNTKIIAALVIGMLIAVLIFGIKINGARGWFEIPGLPFSLQPTEFLKLSIIFTVASFCSRYKNSLADLQQGFIPFGLSIVIPVILVFLQPDLGALLIIIPIAVSIFFVAGGNIRILGILMTVGLFIASIFYLLGSYSTPDQRSRFSYIHDRVDSFFSANKSAIENNTMHHQNKQALIAIGSGGFTGLGFGDSIQKFGYLPEPQGDFIFSVITEELGFLGAFVLISLYIFIAYRGFLIVLACEDDFGKYVAFGIVIWISWQMIVNISVNMSIFPNTGLTLPFVSYGGSSLLSTMTAAGILLAISREKSGKAYTSTLLPFIFGRSRTLSGRKNVLNNIPPFV, encoded by the coding sequence ATGAAAGAACACAAGGACATCGACTATCCCCTCTTATTTGCGATACTCTGACTCGTTATCTTTTGATCGGTGATGATTAGCTCAGTGAGTGTCTATGATTCATATCGTATCACGAAACAGCTCGTGACATCTGGTACTATAGAGGCACCAAATAATTGGAGATTTATCTTCCGGAATATCCTGCAAATCTGAATCGGACTCTCTGCGATGCTGATCGCCATAAAAATCCCCTACCTCTGGTGGAAAAAAAATACCAAAATCATAGCAGCACTCGTTATAGGTATGCTGATAGCCGTACTGATATTTGGCATAAAAATCAATGGTGCCCGAGGATGGTTTGAGATTCCATGACTTCCATTTTCTCTTCAACCAACAGAGTTTTTGAAACTTTCCATCATATTCACTGTCGCCTCTTTTTGCAGTCGATACAAAAATTCCCTGGCTGATTTACAGCAGGGATTTATACCATTTTGACTCAGTATTGTCATACCAGTTATTCTCGTTTTTCTTCAGCCAGATTTGTGAGCACTCCTTATCATAATACCGATTGCTGTCTCTATATTTTTTGTCGCGGGTGGCAATATACGAATACTTGGTATCTTGATGACTGTAGGGCTTTTTATCGCTTCTATTTTTTACCTGCTATGAAGTTATAGCACCCCCGATCAGAGAAGTAGATTTTCCTACATCCACGATCGTGTCGACTCTTTTTTCTCAGCAAATAAGTCTGCCATCGAAAACAATACCATGCACCATCAAAACAAACAAGCCCTTATCGCTATAGGAAGTGGGTGATTTACAGGTCTCGGGTTTGGTGATTCGATACAAAAATTCTGATATCTCCCTGAGCCACAGTGAGATTTTATATTTTCTGTCATTACGGAAGAGCTTGGATTTCTGGGCGCTTTTGTCCTCATTTCTCTCTATATCTTTATCGCCTATCGTGGATTTCTTATTGTGCTGGCTTGTGAAGATGATTTTGGTAAATATGTCGCTTTTGGTATTGTCATATGGATATCCTGGCAGATGATAGTCAATATTAGCGTCAATATGAGTATTTTTCCAAACACTGGTCTGACACTACCATTTGTAAGCTATGGAGGGTCTTCTCTTCTCTCCACAATGACGGCTGCAGGTATACTCTTGGCTATCTCACGTGAAAAATCAGGAAAAGCTTATACATCCACATTACTACCCTTTATCTTCGGAAGAAGTCGGACACTTTCTGGTCGAAAAAATGTATTGAATAATATTCCACCATTTGTCTAG
- a CDS encoding aminotransferase class V-fold PLP-dependent enzyme has translation MKTVYLDYASTAPRHPLVIQAREEFELSHYANVGRGLYTLAEEAQQYYHNSKKRVAEWIGCEPIEVLYTYSATYAMNILALAIEHNGIIGKGDTILLSLSEHHANIVPWQLITKRLGVTIKFVRLDKNFQIDMEHLKELLDDTVKIVSLQYASNVTGAVHPLEKVRDIIGKDRLFFIDATQMAIHGPMNMRALSADAMVFSGHKMMADTGIGVLALWRVLQKAWDAPIGGGGAINFVSETTHEQAGIPEKWEPGTPHITGAVSISAAINVLSSMSEDVHLKYKELISYTNKCLQSFTSDQIKIFHSDTPNALGIWSFTITGKHGNDIAEALSEYGICVRSGHHCCSPLHTSWGTSGTVRISIGYQTTQEEIDYFFSKLRELI, from the coding sequence ATGAAAACAGTCTATCTCGACTATGCCTCCACAGCGCCACGACATCCTCTTGTTATACAGGCACGAGAGGAATTTGAGCTCTCACATTATGCCAATGTAGGCAGAGGTCTCTACACGCTCGCAGAGGAAGCGCAACAGTACTACCATAACTCAAAAAAAAGAGTTGCCGAGTGGATAGGATGTGAACCCATTGAGGTCCTCTACACCTATTCAGCCACCTATGCGATGAATATTCTCGCACTTGCTATCGAACACAACGGTATTATCGGAAAATGAGATACCATATTGCTCTCACTCTCAGAACATCATGCAAATATCGTCCCTTGGCAACTTATCACAAAACGTCTGTGAGTCACTATCAAATTCGTACGACTTGATAAAAATTTTCAAATCGATATGGAGCATCTCAAGGAGCTCCTCGACGATACGGTCAAGATCGTGAGTCTCCAATACGCGAGCAACGTCACTGGCGCAGTTCATCCACTGGAAAAAGTGAGAGATATTATCGGAAAAGATCGGCTCTTCTTCATCGATGCGACACAGATGGCGATACATGGTCCGATGAATATGCGAGCCCTCTCGGCTGATGCAATGGTTTTTTCTGGACACAAGATGATGGCAGATACTGGTATCGGTGTTTTAGCCCTCTGGAGAGTGCTCCAAAAGGCATGGGATGCACCGATAGGTGGTGGTGGAGCGATCAATTTTGTCTCTGAAACAACCCACGAACAGGCGGGAATCCCAGAAAAATGGGAACCAGGAACACCTCATATCACTGGTGCTGTCAGCATCTCGGCAGCTATCAATGTACTTTCGAGCATGAGTGAAGATGTACATCTCAAGTACAAAGAGCTCATAAGCTACACCAACAAATGCCTTCAGTCATTTACATCCGATCAGATAAAAATCTTTCATTCAGATACGCCAAATGCTCTCGGAATATGGTCATTTACTATCACGGGCAAGCACGGCAATGATATCGCCGAAGCGCTCTCAGAATACGGTATTTGCGTACGGAGCGGTCATCATTGTTGCAGCCCACTCCATACATCGTGGGGAACATCTGGGACAGTACGTATCAGTATCGGTTATCAGACGACACAGGAAGAGATAGATTATTTTTTCAGTAAACTCAGAGAACTCATATAA
- a CDS encoding DEAD/DEAH box helicase: protein MGDFSGFSGGGRDARSGYQHKTGGGYSGGKSGGGRYGDRDAGAPEERSGFGRASFGGGYSGRSGGGGGSGYARRTQGGGGRYGGGGGGRGGRFSQKQPSYKQYMFTPPETDGEINKPAYEVLRTFAEFNLNPIILKNIERKGYEKPTEIQEKTIDAILAGRDVLGLANTGSGKTAAFFLPLVHRMLENPKGKTLVMVPTRELADQVRTEFQWIAHGAYLRSTVVVGGASMRDQMQDIRRGTHCIIATPGRLKDLYDRGVIDFSDFNHLVLDEFDRMLDMGFIDDIREIVAMLPQERQTLLFSATMSRDIERHVNAILHDEVKIHITSEPVGSRIVQEVMFYTTMADKRDKMHNILINDKAGKYLIFTRTKVDADILCDDLRAIGAPVDALHGDKSQFLRQKITRKFRENQISILIATDVAARGLDIPDVTCVVNYGEPANREDYIHRIGRTGRAGKTGKAITFVKAGER, encoded by the coding sequence ATGTGAGATTTTTCAGGTTTTTCGGGTGGTGGTCGTGATGCTCGTTCTGGTTACCAGCACAAAACTGGTGGTGGATACAGCGGTGGTAAGTCAGGTGGCGGTCGCTATGGTGATCGTGATGCAGGAGCTCCAGAGGAGCGTTCTGGTTTTGGTCGTGCCAGTTTTGGTGGTGGATACAGTGGTCGGAGTGGTGGAGGAGGTGGGAGTGGATATGCTCGCCGTACCCAATGAGGTGGCGGTCGATATGGTGGGGGTGGTGGCGGTCGTGGTGGACGTTTTTCTCAGAAACAACCGAGTTACAAGCAGTATATGTTTACTCCACCTGAGACAGATGGTGAAATAAACAAGCCAGCATACGAGGTACTACGTACGTTTGCAGAATTCAATCTTAATCCGATTATTCTCAAAAATATCGAGAGAAAGGGTTATGAAAAGCCAACAGAGATCCAAGAAAAAACTATTGATGCGATTCTCGCAGGACGTGATGTCCTCGGTCTTGCGAATACTGGTTCTGGTAAAACAGCAGCATTTTTTCTCCCACTCGTACATCGTATGCTCGAGAATCCAAAAGGGAAAACGCTCGTTATGGTGCCAACGCGAGAGCTCGCAGATCAGGTACGAACTGAGTTTCAATGGATTGCTCATGGAGCGTACCTCCGATCGACTGTGGTCGTCGGTGGTGCGAGTATGCGTGACCAGATGCAGGATATCCGTCGTGGTACACATTGTATCATCGCGACTCCAGGGCGTCTCAAGGATCTCTATGATCGAGGTGTTATTGATTTTTCTGATTTCAATCATCTTGTTCTCGATGAGTTTGATCGTATGCTGGATATGGGATTTATCGATGATATCAGAGAAATCGTCGCTATGCTTCCTCAGGAGCGTCAAACTCTTCTCTTCTCAGCGACGATGTCACGAGATATCGAGCGACATGTCAATGCTATCCTCCATGATGAAGTCAAAATCCATATCACGAGTGAGCCGGTTGGTTCACGTATTGTCCAAGAAGTGATGTTTTATACGACTATGGCCGATAAACGTGATAAAATGCATAACATTCTCATCAACGATAAAGCAGGAAAATACCTTATCTTCACTCGTACAAAAGTCGATGCAGATATTCTCTGTGATGACCTCCGAGCCATCGGTGCACCAGTCGATGCATTGCACGGTGATAAATCTCAATTTCTGAGACAAAAGATTACACGAAAATTTCGTGAGAATCAGATATCTATCCTCATCGCAACGGATGTTGCGGCTCGTGGACTCGATATCCCAGATGTGACCTGCGTGGTCAACTATGGTGAACCAGCGAATCGTGAAGATTATATCCACCGTATCGGTCGTACTGGCCGTGCCGGCAAGACTGGTAAGGCAATCACGTTTGTGAAAGCTGGGGAACGATAA
- a CDS encoding DEAD/DEAH box helicase, translated as MARKGDMQKPEKNETLTAIQGMKTVALGLDFSPDFDAIREVYRPIEINQIRRDASEEVLVEQLEFDTLTELVDAVKKQKKVTIITKQPSVIEKFCKDNSLDVSIYEWKLGGPSFVLRTKMQNAKCKMQSEGNIGSDNQGNKQNQLNEINEDSEFVITDEVLGPLLGGIFRRKKRPKLDLLVQIKSGDPVVHLFHGVGIYRGIIRHSLSGMEREYIQIDYADDDKLFVPVDELHRISKYVGENAPKLTRLGSPAWKETLAKTQDEIQKIAEELLENHAARRMAGGIAMPDFPDKEETFHIAFPYRHTADQESAILDITTDMKSEHPMDRLLSGDVGFGKTEVALHAVYRAFLNHKQTIFLSPLVVLAYEHFEEISKRVKAFGINVALLTRMSTTKEEKEVLKGLKDGSIHCVIGTHRLLSPDVKFADLGLVVVDEEHKFGVTDKEKILKLKSGVDTLALSATPIPRSLNLALSGVKHFSILATPPVGKTPIQTVVGHYETTIIKKAIEEELARGGKVFFVHNTIETLPIIKKEIESLVPKAKVVITNGQLPGDQLEDRIMEFKLGMHNVLLTTTVIENGINFLDTNTIIIDEAEDFGLAQLHQLRGRVGRGKVSGICYLLYRNNELKDDARERLMTIANHTHLGAGFEIALRDMEIRGVGDVLGVRQSGKTRDVGVSFYLKLLEEKIEELQSGKKVTKVDTVIDLPITAYIPDEAFSSDVEKIHFYRELESVRNDEELQEIIDALKSRIDVKQSSIDHLFLLIRVRLHLSALGIRRVNMQLGKYTLEWAREGTETIEAMKMILKNDTKQTAEVVSGKKICFPRKAFLNHGKFLEYLLVK; from the coding sequence ATGGCACGAAAAGGTGATATGCAAAAACCAGAAAAAAATGAAACTCTGACAGCGATTCAGGGGATGAAGACAGTGGCTCTGGGACTGGATTTTTCGCCAGATTTTGACGCGATACGAGAGGTATACCGCCCGATAGAGATTAACCAGATACGACGAGATGCGAGTGAGGAGGTGCTCGTAGAACAACTAGAATTTGATACGCTCACAGAGCTCGTGGATGCGGTGAAAAAACAAAAAAAAGTGACGATTATCACGAAGCAACCGAGTGTCATAGAGAAATTTTGCAAGGATAATTCACTTGATGTAAGCATATATGAGTGGAAACTCTGAGGACCTTCGTTTGTGCTTCGCACAAAAATGCAAAATGCAAAATGCAAAATGCAAAGTGAAGGAAATATCGGTTCGGATAACCAATGAAACAAACAAAACCAACTAAACGAAATAAACGAGGACTCAGAATTCGTCATCACCGATGAAGTGCTCTGACCCCTGCTTGGTGGTATCTTTCGCAGGAAAAAACGTCCAAAACTCGACCTCCTGGTACAGATAAAATCAGGCGATCCGGTCGTACATCTTTTTCACGGAGTTTGAATATACCGAGGTATTATTCGCCACAGTTTATCTGGTATGGAGCGAGAATATATCCAGATAGATTATGCTGATGATGATAAACTCTTTGTGCCTGTCGACGAACTCCATCGTATCAGTAAATATGTCGGAGAAAATGCTCCGAAACTCACACGACTTGGTTCGCCTGCTTGGAAAGAAACACTCGCAAAAACACAAGATGAGATACAAAAAATCGCAGAAGAACTCCTCGAAAATCACGCTGCTCGTCGGATGGCAGGAGGGATTGCAATGCCTGATTTTCCTGATAAAGAAGAGACATTTCATATTGCATTTCCCTACCGACATACTGCCGACCAAGAGAGCGCTATTCTCGACATTACAACTGATATGAAGAGTGAACATCCGATGGATCGGCTTCTCTCAGGTGATGTGGGATTTGGTAAAACGGAGGTCGCGCTTCATGCGGTATATCGTGCATTTCTCAATCATAAACAAACTATCTTCCTCTCCCCTCTTGTCGTGCTTGCTTACGAACATTTTGAGGAGATTTCAAAACGGGTAAAAGCGTTTGGTATCAATGTCGCACTCCTGACTCGTATGAGTACGACCAAAGAAGAAAAAGAAGTACTCAAAGGGCTCAAAGATGGATCAATTCATTGTGTTATTGGGACACATCGTCTGCTCTCCCCTGATGTCAAATTTGCTGATTTGGGACTGGTTGTCGTCGATGAAGAACATAAATTTGGCGTGACCGATAAAGAAAAAATCCTGAAGCTCAAGTCAGGAGTCGATACCCTAGCTCTCTCTGCAACACCGATTCCAAGAAGCTTAAATCTCGCACTCTCTGGTGTGAAACATTTCTCTATTCTCGCGACACCGCCCGTTGGTAAGACGCCGATTCAGACCGTCGTCGGACACTATGAAACGACGATTATCAAAAAAGCGATAGAGGAAGAGCTCGCTCGTGGTGGCAAAGTATTTTTTGTGCACAATACCATTGAAACACTCCCGATTATCAAAAAAGAAATTGAATCGCTCGTTCCAAAGGCAAAAGTAGTTATCACCAATGGGCAACTCCCAGGAGACCAACTTGAGGATAGAATTATGGAATTCAAACTCGGAATGCACAATGTCCTCCTCACGACGACCGTGATAGAAAATGGGATTAATTTCTTGGATACGAATACTATTATTATTGATGAAGCGGAAGATTTTGGCCTTGCACAACTCCATCAGCTCCGTGGACGAGTCGGTCGAGGAAAAGTCTCAGGTATTTGCTATCTCCTCTATCGCAATAATGAACTCAAAGACGATGCTCGTGAACGACTAATGACGATAGCCAATCATACGCATCTCGGTGCTGGATTTGAGATCGCGCTTCGTGATATGGAAATCCGATGAGTCGGTGATGTGCTCGGTGTGCGACAATCTGGGAAGACACGTGATGTGGGTGTGAGTTTTTATCTCAAGCTCCTCGAAGAAAAAATCGAAGAACTCCAGTCTGGGAAAAAAGTCACAAAAGTTGATACCGTGATTGACCTGCCTATTACTGCCTATATCCCAGATGAAGCATTTAGTTCCGATGTGGAAAAAATTCATTTTTATCGCGAACTCGAAAGTGTTCGCAATGATGAGGAACTTCAAGAAATTATCGATGCTCTCAAGAGTCGTATCGATGTAAAACAATCGTCGATTGATCACCTCTTTCTCCTCATACGTGTCCGCCTCCATCTCTCCGCCCTCGGCATCCGACGTGTGAATATGCAGCTCGGAAAATATACCCTCGAATGGGCACGAGAAGGCACGGAAACTATTGAAGCCATGAAAATGATTCTCAAAAATGATACTAAACAAACGGCAGAAGTCGTCTCAGGAAAAAAGATTTGTTTCCCGAGAAAAGCATTTTTGAATCACGGGAAATTCTTGGAATATTTATTGGTAAAATAG
- a CDS encoding DUF1232 domain-containing protein produces MKFFQKIKNISSIVREIKILYLAYTDKRTPLSTKIVAGVFSGAYLLYFLDLIPDFLPVIGILDDIVIIPLIAAFISRWIPQDILDEARKLIVKNEQK; encoded by the coding sequence ATGAAATTCTTTCAGAAAATCAAAAACATATCTTCCATTGTTCGAGAAATCAAAATACTGTACTTGGCATATACCGATAAACGGACACCGCTCAGCACCAAGATAGTCGCTGGTGTTTTTTCTGGAGCGTACTTATTGTATTTTCTCGACTTGATTCCAGACTTTCTCCCTGTTATCGGGATTCTCGATGATATCGTTATTATACCTCTGATAGCTGCATTTATCTCTCGATGGATCCCCCAGGATATTCTCGATGAAGCACGCAAGCTGATTGTAAAAAATGAACAAAAATAA
- a CDS encoding S-layer homology domain-containing protein encodes MKKIILLSSFFFLLSSFGNIFAAFTDTQYSWYRDAITTLEKDDIIAGTSPGVFSPDLLVTRAEILKMLLKTAEVKLPDVPIEKCFPDVEIDAWYHPFICGAHQLGIANGFESGKFGPNDTVTVLEALAFGLKTFGLEIKPDTDRPWYIPFQDFADTNNILQTHGYTLGTKISRAKTAELIIRLREYKVKNSTLNYKSNGCAVNGNLGTKNIININDKEREYNLAVPSNYSRDKEYGLIIGVHGRTNSKDQVQAYMGLQGRSQDDFIVVYPAALRSGSSFSWSEKDNLTFFDAMILEVADNYCVDRDDIFIVGHSLGGWFTQKLACLRGDLVKGMVAVGSGGYNGECTGPVTSLFFQNVNDQLSSYASGKSAEKIRLAVNQCEDISETVVIGSHTCTKYASCSPGNSVVWCEGYSTYGNDPHSWPLSGGTDIVNFLKKI; translated from the coding sequence ATGAAAAAAATAATCCTTCTTTCTTCTTTCTTCTTTCTTCTTTCTTCTTTTTGAAATATCTTCGCAGCATTTACCGACACACAGTACTCGTGGTATCGAGATGCTATCACTACGCTCGAAAAAGATGATATTATTGCAGGTACGAGTCCGTGAGTTTTTAGTCCTGATCTCCTCGTCACTCGAGCAGAGATACTGAAGATGCTCCTCAAAACGGCTGAGGTGAAACTCCCTGATGTTCCAATCGAAAAATGCTTTCCTGACGTGGAAATAGATGCCTGGTATCATCCATTTATTTGTGGGGCGCACCAGCTCGGTATCGCCAATGGTTTTGAATCTGGAAAATTTGGTCCAAATGATACGGTTACTGTTCTTGAGGCGCTCGCTTTTGGTCTCAAGACATTTGGTCTAGAAATCAAGCCAGATACAGATAGGCCATGGTATATCCCATTTCAGGATTTTGCAGATACCAATAATATTCTTCAGACCCACGGATACACGCTCGGGACAAAAATCTCTCGAGCAAAAACAGCTGAACTCATCATTCGCTTGCGAGAATACAAGGTGAAAAATTCCACCCTCAATTACAAAAGTAATGGATGTGCGGTCAATGGAAATCTTGGCACAAAAAATATCATCAATATCAATGATAAAGAGAGAGAATACAATCTCGCAGTGCCGAGTAATTATTCTCGTGACAAAGAATATGGGCTCATTATCTGAGTGCATGGTCGGACGAATAGCAAGGATCAGGTACAGGCATATATGGGTCTACAAGGTCGCTCACAGGATGATTTTATCGTTGTCTACCCTGCAGCCCTCAGGAGTGGCTCCAGCTTCTCATGGAGTGAAAAGGACAATCTCACATTTTTTGATGCTATGATACTCGAAGTAGCAGATAACTATTGTGTCGATCGAGACGATATTTTTATCGTCGGACATTCACTCGGTGGGTGGTTTACTCAGAAACTGGCATGTCTCCGAGGAGACCTCGTAAAAGGTATGGTCGCAGTAGGTTCTGGCGGATACAATGGCGAATGTACTGGTCCTGTGACGAGCTTATTTTTTCAAAATGTGAATGATCAGCTTTCTTCGTATGCTTCAGGCAAAAGTGCTGAAAAGATTCGTCTTGCTGTCAATCAGTGTGAAGACATCTCTGAGACGGTGGTGATAGGATCTCATACTTGTACCAAATATGCGAGCTGTTCACCAGGGAATTCTGTCGTATGGTGCGAAGGGTATTCGACCTATGGCAATGATCCCCATAGCTGGCCACTCTCAGGAGGAACTGATATCGTGAATTTTTTGAAGAAAATCTAA
- a CDS encoding sigma-70 family RNA polymerase sigma factor, which produces MQGTLSDSELVAQTLKNPDSYADIVDRYEVPIARYIRRMVGDEHEMCEDITQEVFIKAYQGLNGYNPKLKFSSWIYRIAHNLSVDHLRKKNKKNHLSLDIEDEESQALIQKIASDDSIIGNLHAHETNQAIQTIIQSLPDKYRTVIILAFIEGKSYEEIGDILQIPIGTVGTLINRAKKQFSILTTEPQFSHLFHYVTT; this is translated from the coding sequence ATGCAGTGAACTCTTTCTGATAGTGAACTCGTCGCGCAAACACTCAAAAATCCTGATAGCTATGCAGATATCGTCGATAGATATGAAGTGCCTATCGCGCGTTATATCAGACGTATGGTAGGTGATGAACATGAAATGTGTGAGGATATCACACAAGAAGTTTTTATCAAAGCATACCAAGGTCTCAATGGCTATAATCCAAAACTAAAATTCTCAAGCTGGATCTATCGTATCGCTCATAATCTCTCTGTCGATCATCTCCGGAAGAAAAACAAAAAAAATCACCTCAGTCTCGATATAGAAGATGAGGAAAGCCAAGCACTCATACAAAAAATCGCAAGTGATGATAGTATCATCTGAAACCTCCATGCTCACGAAACGAACCAAGCCATACAAACTATTATTCAATCCCTTCCAGATAAATACCGCACCGTCATCATCCTCGCATTTATAGAAGGAAAAAGTTATGAAGAAATCGGCGATATCTTACAGATACCCATAGGCACCGTCTGAACCCTCATCAATCGAGCCAAAAAACAATTTTCTATCCTCACCACAGAGCCACAATTTTCTCATCTTTTCCACTATGTCACAACTTAG
- a CDS encoding tetratricopeptide repeat protein, translating to MTRQPLPIIDRIEELKEQKRYSEARVVLEGAIARYLDRYELYEELADVYIYEGEYDKATLALDHAETLQKNSSTGLYLRGYMALINNDFSTAISFLERSNITSPNNPEVLRNLGWAYTMIGDIKKGVILLQRALNIAPEDELIMEDLGVALLTQGNIQEARKYLVQIGREDHITNMGFPL from the coding sequence ATGACTCGACAACCTCTTCCCATCATCGATCGTATCGAAGAACTCAAGGAACAGAAGCGATATTCCGAAGCACGTGTCGTACTTGAGTGAGCTATTGCACGCTATCTCGACAGATATGAGCTCTATGAAGAATTGGCTGACGTCTATATCTATGAGGGGGAGTATGATAAAGCGACTCTCGCTCTCGATCATGCTGAAACTCTGCAAAAAAATTCTTCGACAGGTCTGTATCTACGAGGGTATATGGCGCTGATCAATAATGACTTTTCGACGGCAATATCATTTCTCGAACGTTCCAATATCACATCACCCAACAATCCAGAAGTGCTTCGCAATCTCGGTTGGGCATATACGATGATTGGCGATATCAAAAAGGGCGTTATTCTCCTCCAGCGAGCCCTCAATATTGCACCAGAAGATGAGCTCATTATGGAGGATTTGGGAGTCGCACTTTTGACACAAGGAAATATCCAGGAAGCTCGCAAATATCTCGTGCAAATCGGTAGGGAAGATCATATTACGAATATGGGATTTCCACTGTAG